The following are encoded together in the Conger conger chromosome 11, fConCon1.1, whole genome shotgun sequence genome:
- the tmem167a gene encoding protein kish-A, with protein sequence MSAIFNFQSLLTVILLLVCTCAYLHSLAPSLLDKNKTGVLGIFWKCARIGERKSPYVALCCIVMAVSILFS encoded by the exons ATG TCTGCCATTTTCAACTTCCAGAGCCTGCTAACGGTGATCCTGCTCCTGGTCTGTACGTGTGCCTACCTCCACTCCCTGGCCCCCAGCCTGCTCGACAAGAACAAGACTGG agtCCTGGGGATCTTCTGGAAATGTGCGCGGATAG gtgAAAGGAAAAGTCCGTACGTGGCCCTTTGCTGCATCGTCATGGCGGTCAGTATCTTGTTCTCGTAG